GCCTGACCCGTGGGCATTTCTGGCGGATCCTGGTGTGCCTGCTGTGCGTCATGACCCCGCTGTGGCTGCTCAAAGGCGCCAGCGTGGCGGCGTATCCCAACCCGGCGCCGCTGCTGGGGTTGGTGATGGACAGTGCCCACAGCTTCCTGCAACTGTTCACCAGCGTGGTGCTGTTCCGTTTATTCATGCTGATCGGTGGCGATGCCGACGCGCGGTGATATGCTCCGTGCCATTCCTGAAACGCTATAAGCCGAGCCGATGACCCGTTTATTGCGCATCACCTTGCTGGGCCTGCTTGTCATCGCAGGCCTGCTCACTGCCCTGATCTACAGCCTGACCTGGCGCCCTGCCGCCAAGGAAACCCTGCCGGTGAGCTGCGTCGCGCCCCGTGCGCCGACCCTGTTGCCTGGGCAGGCACTCAAGGTGATGACCTGGAACGTGCAATACCTGGCCGGCAAGAACTATGTGTTCTGGTACGACACGCCCGACGGCAGTGGCCCGGACGAACGCCCCACCGTACAAGACATGGCCGTGAGCCTGGACGAAGTGGCGCGGGTGATCCGCGATGAACAGCCCGACATCCTGCTGTTGCAGGAACTCGACGAAAACGCCAAGCCCTCCCACTACCAGGACCAATTCGCCCTGCTGCAGGAGCGCCTGGTGGACCTCTACCCCTGCAGCGCCCAGGCATTCGACTGGAAAGCCGACTTCGTGCCCGACCTGCATATCTTCGGCAGCGTCGGCCGCAAACTCGCGACCCTCAGCCGCTACCAGATCGAACACGCCGAACGCCTGCAATTGCCGGCACCGGACGCCAACATCATCCGCCGCCAATTCCAGCCCAAGCCGGCGTTGCTGCTGACCTACCTGCCGTTGAGCGATGGCGGCCAACTGGCCGTGCTCAACACCCGCCTGGACGACGACGCCCCCGGACGCAGTGCCGTGCAGGAGCAAGTGCAAGCCACCGTGAAGTTGCTGGACAAGTTCGAAGGCCGTGGCACCCCGTGGCTGATCGGCGGGGATTTCAACTTGCTACCGCTGGGGCAATTCCTGCGTTTGGATGCCGGTAAGCGTGGGCAGTATTCGCCGGACAGCGAACTGCATTTGTTGTGGGACAAATACCCGATGATCCCGAGCAACAGCCAATCCAGCGGGATAAACCGTGAGAAGTGGCTGACGTACTTCCCCAATGATCCAAGCCTGGACGGGCCGGATCGCACGGTGGATTACCTGTTCTATAGCCCGCGGATCAAGCGGGTGGAGGCAAAGGTGCGGCAGGAGGATACATTGCGTATCTCCAACCATTTGCCGGTGATTGCACGCTTCCTATTGCCTGCCGCGCAATAACCCACACCACCGCTCCCACATTTAACCTCTGTCGCGGCTACTTGCGCGGTTTTATCCGGGCAGTCGGCTCTGCGATCAACGGATCGTCCGGCCAATAATGCTTCGGATACCGCCCCTTCAAATCCTTCTTCACCTCGGCATACGTACTGCGCCAGAAGTTCGCCAGGTCCTGCGTCACCTGCACCGGCCGCCGCGCCGGGGACAAGAGATGCAACTTCACCACTTGGCGCCCACCGGCGATGCGTGGCGTATCCGCCAGCCCGAACAGTTCCTGCAAGCGCACCGCCAGAATCGGCGGCTGTTCGCTGTAGTCCAAACGCACCGACGAGCCCGATGGCACCTTCACATGCTGCGGCGCCAATTCGTCCAGGCGCTGGGGCAGCGGCCAGGGCAGCAGGTTGTGCAGGAAGCTGGAAATATCCAGGTGGGCAAAATGGCTCAGGCGCGAGACTTTGCCCAGGTAAGGCATCAGCCAGTGCTCCAGGCCGGCGAGCAAGGCCTTGTCGCTGATGTCGGGCCATTCGCTGGTTTTGCCGGTGTCCAACTGGCGCAGTAGCATCACACGGGCCTGCCATTGGCGCAGCTCGGGCGTCCACGGCAGCAGCTCCAGGCCTTTGCGCCGCACCAGGTTGACCAGCGCCTGGCTACGTGCATTTTCGTCAAGACCGGTGAGGGGCTCGCGGCTGAGCACCAGTTCGCCGACTTTGCGCTGGCGTTCGGCGCGCAACACGCCTTCGCGCTCGTCCCAGTCCAGTTGGTCGACGTTGCGCACTTGCTCGGCGAGCACCGTGTCGAACAACCCCGGATCAAAATCCGCCGCCAGGTAGATGCGCTCTTCGCGCTGGCCCTGGCGGCTGCCCAGGTCGGCGATGACCAGCCAGGCTTGTTTCATCAAGCTGTCGGCTTCGGCGAACAGCGCCGCGCGGCCATTGGCCAGGCGGTATTCGGCGCCACCGGGGCGCCGTTGCTGGGCGACGCGGTCCGGGTATGCCAGGGCCAGCAAGGCGCCGAGCCAACGTGGATGCTCGGGATCGGCCACCGGTTGCGTGGCCTTGCCTCGCAAATACCCGCGATATTGCCGCGCCAATTGCCTGGCCCGCTGCACGCCGCCTTGGGTGCCCCGCGCCCGTTCTTCGCCGGACAGCAACGCCAGACGACTGTGCAAATCCGCGCCGCCGCCGCGCAAGATATCGCGCTCACCCAACAGGGCGGCGACATCACACGCGG
The genomic region above belongs to Pseudomonas sp. S35 and contains:
- a CDS encoding endonuclease/exonuclease/phosphatase family protein; this translates as MTRLLRITLLGLLVIAGLLTALIYSLTWRPAAKETLPVSCVAPRAPTLLPGQALKVMTWNVQYLAGKNYVFWYDTPDGSGPDERPTVQDMAVSLDEVARVIRDEQPDILLLQELDENAKPSHYQDQFALLQERLVDLYPCSAQAFDWKADFVPDLHIFGSVGRKLATLSRYQIEHAERLQLPAPDANIIRRQFQPKPALLLTYLPLSDGGQLAVLNTRLDDDAPGRSAVQEQVQATVKLLDKFEGRGTPWLIGGDFNLLPLGQFLRLDAGKRGQYSPDSELHLLWDKYPMIPSNSQSSGINREKWLTYFPNDPSLDGPDRTVDYLFYSPRIKRVEAKVRQEDTLRISNHLPVIARFLLPAAQ